The window AACTGCGAGCGAAAGCTGACCTGATGCTGGTGCAGGTTGGTTTTCGGCAGGTAGATAAACAGCAGCAAAGCCTTGGCAAAGGCGATGACCGCCAGAATGGCGAATGCGCTGCGCCAGCCGAACGCATCGGAAATCAGCGTGCCGACCGGAATGCCGAACACCGTGGCGCAGACGATGCCGAAGCCGATCTTGGCGATGGCGCGACCCGCGTAGTCCGGGCCGACAATATCGACGGCGGTTTCACTGGCCAGCGCCCAGAACACCGGCAACCCCAGTGCCGGGATCAACCGGGCGAACGCCATCACCCAGATATTCGGCGCCAGCGCCGCGAGGGTGTTGGCCAGGCCAAACATGATCAACACCGAGATAAACAACTTGCGTCGCTCGAAGCGGGCGAAGTACGCGGTGAGGAACGGCCCGAACGCGGCGACGGTGAAGGCGAACAGGGTCACCAGCAAACCCGCTTGCGGGATGCTGACGTCGAGGTCACGGGCGATGGCCGGCAACAGGCCGACGATGATGAACTCCGTGGTCAGCACCGTGAAACCGGCGGCGGACAACAGAAGAATCGGAAACAGCATGCAAAACTCCAGAAAACGACAACACCAGCGATAGGCCCGAAGGCTCACTGGCAGATGAAAATGAGGATGGCGAATCTTAACAGAGTGTTTCCGGATGCGGTTGCACGAACCTGCAATTCGCGTTGAATGCCGGGGTGGCAGTTCGTCACAGGTCTGAAAGATCGTTCTTACGCTGTGATAAAGTCCGCGCCCTTGTGGCGAGGGAGCTTGCTCCCGCTGGACTGCGCAGCAGGCCCATTTGGTGGGGCCGCTTCGCTGCCCAGCGGGAGCAAGCTCCCTCGCCACAGGAATCAGCGCTGGCATTAGCCCCGTGTTTCTTTCTCGGTTTCCTGCCCGCAGCCTGCCCTGTTTGTTGCTGCGCACCTTCGAAACCTCGCACTTATAAAAAATCAGAGATGCCGTTTTATGACTGCTTCATCCCCTTCTCTATTGCAACGCCTCAAACGCCTGAGCCTGGTCACGCAAATCGTGATCGGCCTGATCGCCGGTATTGCCCTGGCCGTGTTTGCGCCTGAAGCGGCGAAGTCCACCGCGTTCATCGGCAAAGTGTTTGTCTCGGCGCTGAAGGCCGTCGCGCCGATCCTGGTGTTCGTGCTGGTCATGGCGTCGATTGCCAACCACAAGCACGGTCAGGAAACCCACATTCGGCCGATTCTGTTTCTGTATCTGCTGGGGACTTTCGCCGCCGCCGTGGTCGCTGTGGTTGCCAGCATGATGTTCCCGTCGAGCCTGGTGCTGTCGACTCAGGATGTTGCTGTGTCTGCGCCTGGCGGTATCGGCGAAGTGCTGCAAAGCCTGTTGCTGAGCGTGGTCGACAACCCTGTCAGCGCCCTGATGAATGCGAACTTCATCGGCATTCTGGCGTGGGCCATCGGTATGGGCGTTGCCATCCGTCACGCCGGCGACACCACCCGTGAAGTGCTGGGCGACCTGTCCAACGGCGTGACCGTGATTGTGCGAGTGGTGATTCGCTTCGCGCCGCTGGGCATTTTCGGCCTGGTGGCCTCGACCTTGGCGACCTCCGGTTTCGGCGCCCTGATCGGTTACGCGCATCTGTTGGCCGTGTTGCTGGGCTGCATGTTGTTTGTGGCGCTGGTGATGAACCCGCTCATCGTGTTCTGGAAACTGCGTCGCAACCCGTACCCGCTGGTGCTGACCTGCCTGCGCGAAAGCGGCATCACCGCGTTCTTCACCCGCAGCTCGGCGGCGAACATTCCGGTCAACCTGGAGTTGAGCAAGCGTCTGGGCCTGCACGAAGACACCTACTCAGTATCGATCCCGCTGGGCGCGACCATCAACATGGCCGGTGCGGCGATCACCATCACAGTACTGACTTTGGCGGCTGTGCACACGCTGGGCATCGCTGTGGACATCCCGACCGCGATCCTGTTGAGCGTCGTCGCAGCGATCTGCGCCTGCGGTGCCTCGGGTGTGGCCGGTGGTTCGCTGTTGCTGATCCCGCTGGCGTGCAGCCTGTTCGGCATCCCGAGCGAAATCGCCATGCAGGTGGTGGCGGTTGGTTTCATCATCGGCGTGTTGCAGGACTCGGCAGAAACCGCGCTGAACTCCTCCACCGATGTACTGTTCACCGCAGCGGCTTGCCTGGGTGAAGAGGCAAAAGCAGAACGCCTGGCCTGACACAAATCCCTGTGGGAGCTAGCCTGCTAGCGATGAGGGCGCGACATTCAACATTGATGTTGACTGACAGTACGCCATCGCTAGCAGGCTAGCTCCCACAGGGTTAGTGGTGTAGCGAATAAATGCATACCCATGAAAAAGCCCCCGCAGCCTAAGGCTCCGGGGGCTTTTTTGTACCTGGACGGTTTAGAACGCGCCCATGTAGTCGCGCTTGCCCACTTCCACGCCGTTGTGGCGCAGCAGTGCGTAAGTGGTGGTGACGTGGAAGAAGAACTGCGGCAGGCCGTAGGTCAGCAGGTAGGACTGGCCGCTGAAGCGCTTCTCTTTAGGCGTGCCCGGACGGGTCACGATCTCGATGTTTTCCTTGCCGTTGATCTGCTCTGGCGTGAACTCGCCGATGTAAGCCAGAACCTTGGTGATCAGTGCTTGCAGCTCGGCGAAGGTGGTTTCGGTGTCGTCGTACTTGGGCAGTTCGACTTCGGCCAGGCGCGAAGAAATGCCTTTGGCGAAATCAACAGCGATCTGCACCTGACGCACCAGCGGGAACATGTCCGGGAACAGGCGCGCTTGCAGGAACGCATTCGGGTCGATGTTCTTTTCAGTGGCGTGGGCTTCGGCCTTTTTCAGCACGCCGCTGAGGGCGTTGAGCATTTGCTGGAGAACAGGGATGGAAGCGTCGTACAGGGAAATAGTCATGGCAGTCTCATGTGATGACAGGAGGGAAACGTCGGCCGATTATATCCATCCGCGCCCTCCCGAGACCGTTCTTTTTCAGCCGCCGTAAACCTTCGCCGCCGCAGATGTGGCTTCTCGTACTTTTCTTTGCTCTGCCAGTGCTATTTCTTTGAAATCATAGGTAGGAAAGAATTCTGTCCGGTAACTTCCCCACGCGGTGTTTTCGAGTGCGAGATTTACCGCTGAGAGTCGCGAGGCAGGCAAACGCAGAACGATGACTTGTCCTATACCCATCGTTATATTCCAGCTGACAATCTCTACCCCGGCGGGAGGGAACATCTTGTAAAACTCCTGTTTTACGAGTTGCGCTTTCAGCTCGCCCAATGGCCGTGACTGATCATGCTTCAGGAAAACAGTCAGCATGACTGCATTATCTGGCGTGACAACAGCCTCTTTGGAGACTGAAGGCGTTGTCGACTGTGCATTTGCGCCAGCCGAGCATATTCCAGCCAGCAGTAACATAGACATTAATAGCGATCTGAACTTAATCATCATGTTTTGCCTTTTATTTTTTGGGCTTTGCGGATGTTATTACAGAGCAGCGTCAATAACGTGAACGCTAGAAAACATTAAAACAATGGGCTGATAAAACATTGCAGGATGTATTTATTGCGACATCGAGGTTTTTATAGCGC of the Pseudomonas sp. MAG733B genome contains:
- a CDS encoding MFS transporter — protein: MLFPILLLSAAGFTVLTTEFIIVGLLPAIARDLDVSIPQAGLLVTLFAFTVAAFGPFLTAYFARFERRKLFISVLIMFGLANTLAALAPNIWVMAFARLIPALGLPVFWALASETAVDIVGPDYAGRAIAKIGFGIVCATVFGIPVGTLISDAFGWRSAFAILAVIAFAKALLLFIYLPKTNLHQHQVSFRSQFKILRSPLMIGHVLLSVIVFSGMFTAYTYLADILERLAGFNGTVVGWCLMGFGAVGLIGNSLGGRAVDRHPLMASMMFCAFMIAGLVALVPNIHSPLGLAAAMGIWGVTQAALFLVSHVRLMKAAPEAPAFAASLNIAGANLGIGLGAMIGGRVIDSVGLQGLGFAAAAFILASILLAIALMTFKPREEITAL
- the sstT gene encoding serine/threonine transporter SstT produces the protein MTASSPSLLQRLKRLSLVTQIVIGLIAGIALAVFAPEAAKSTAFIGKVFVSALKAVAPILVFVLVMASIANHKHGQETHIRPILFLYLLGTFAAAVVAVVASMMFPSSLVLSTQDVAVSAPGGIGEVLQSLLLSVVDNPVSALMNANFIGILAWAIGMGVAIRHAGDTTREVLGDLSNGVTVIVRVVIRFAPLGIFGLVASTLATSGFGALIGYAHLLAVLLGCMLFVALVMNPLIVFWKLRRNPYPLVLTCLRESGITAFFTRSSAANIPVNLELSKRLGLHEDTYSVSIPLGATINMAGAAITITVLTLAAVHTLGIAVDIPTAILLSVVAAICACGASGVAGGSLLLIPLACSLFGIPSEIAMQVVAVGFIIGVLQDSAETALNSSTDVLFTAAACLGEEAKAERLA
- a CDS encoding DUF1993 domain-containing protein produces the protein MTISLYDASIPVLQQMLNALSGVLKKAEAHATEKNIDPNAFLQARLFPDMFPLVRQVQIAVDFAKGISSRLAEVELPKYDDTETTFAELQALITKVLAYIGEFTPEQINGKENIEIVTRPGTPKEKRFSGQSYLLTYGLPQFFFHVTTTYALLRHNGVEVGKRDYMGAF